The Capsicum annuum cultivar UCD-10X-F1 chromosome 1, UCD10Xv1.1, whole genome shotgun sequence sequence ACGTAGATCTTCCATTATAGTTGTGCAATATTCTAGTCTCCTAGTGTGATCTCAGAAGATGTAAAGATCTCACAATAGCCCCTCTGTACGTGTCCTTTTCCTTGCCCTTCTTTTGGCTTGTTCTCCACAGTTGTCAAATAGTGAGATGTGAACATCATACTAATATATTAACTAGGTTATCTCTGTGTATGTAGTAAATTAGTGTTGCTTAGAGGCATGAAAAGATGCTTCTTAGAGACGAGAAAATTTtggaaaattaatttagatcttTAATTTTAGGATTTTCGTTTCAGTACTTCTCCATTTTGCTGATACTTTTGAGATATTTCAACTCTGTTGCAGCCCTTACTAGAGAGCACAAAACAGAAGCTTTCACAGTTTTGTCACGTTCCTGTAAGTTTAACTTGTGCGAGACATTTTTTGATTTTGCATATAAAATTGGAAGTTATTTTAATTTCTCCTGTTTTGATTTGCTTCCCTATAGGCGGCCAACATCCTAAATATCCATGATGTTCCAAACATTTGGCATATTCCTCTCTTGCTTCAGGTTCACCAACTGCTACACTTTGTCCTTTGccatatatgatataaatattgcttctaaaattacatattttaacAGAACCAAAATGCTCATAATGCCATTCTAAAGCAAATGGATTTAGTGAGGTAATAAATTACCTGCTTTCTGTTTCCCTTTAAGCAGTAATTTAGATTTAGAATGTGATTGTGCTCTTCCTATCTCATGTTTCCTTACTGTTCTTCTGAAATgggaaaaatagtttttaaactTGGATAAATTCTGTAGGTCGTTTTCTCTTGTTTATGATTTTCTAGCACTATTTTGCTATTTAGGCTTAGTTCTAGTGGCTAATTGAAGATGAATGTTGCTCAATGTTTCCTCTGAAATTGTTTTTTGTGTGTCAGGGTTGCGAAACCTGTTGATTTAAGGGAGTGGACGAGAAGAGCTGAGACCTTTGACAACCTCACCAAATCTGTTAGTAGGACCTAAACAATGTAGGTGCTTTTAACGAATATGCACATTGTAATTGAATAACTACTTTTTTCTGCAGGTTAGAATTGCAATGGTTGGGAAGTATGTTGGGTTAACAGATTCTTACTTATCTGTAGTGAAGGTAACAATATGAAACTACATAGAACATGCACTATCTTTATTTAAGCTGTTATATTGTGTTTGGTATGCGTTTATTTCATTTGATCATGGTAGAATTTAGCTTTTGAGTTTAGCTTTGGTTTTTATTCGAAAGCAGCTTTTCCCATGGCAGTCTGCTAATTTGCCTGCTTTCTAATTTCGAAATAGAAGAAACATGCCTATCAGCAATTAACTGTTTATTCTTTATCTTCTATTGCTTCTTTCCATATTATGGGCATTTATCCATTGGCCATTTATGCTGTGATGTTGACTTTTCTGtttcatatctttcttcatatttttaggcCCTTCTGCATGCATGCATTGCATGTTCATTTAAGCCATCCATCGACTGGATTGCAGCATCAGATCTTGAAGATGATAGTGCTCAATCGGTACTTAGATTTCTCTCTACTTTAGATTAGGCACTGTTATGAGTTTCAGATCGTAATTATCTTATCTTTTTTCTATCAGAACCCAGAAGCTTATGCAACAGCCTGGAAGACTCTAAAGGTAAACTTTGATCCATATCTAGtagaaataacttatctcatttATCATTCTTGTTTGCTTCTTAAATATCAGTTCGCTCTTAGACATGAATTACGAAGACCACCCTTTCTAATTGAAGGGGAACTTTATTAAGTTTGATGATGGTCTCTTAACCTGTGCACTTTGTAGAGATGAATCATCTGTAAATGCAAtagttcttattcttttttttttctcttctggTGTATCATTTCGAGcgtggttatggttttcctatgttatGTCTGCATGATTGCTCACTTGAGATGTGTTAAGTGTGCCACATTGGTTGAGGGAATGAACCGTTGTCTTCTTAAATAGTCTTGGAGAATCCTCACCTATAGCTTTTAGGGTTAAATAAAGcccaatatttattttctttacaaaatgCATGTGAATAAGCCACTAAGCCTTTTGGCAGTCTAGCTAACCATCTATGATCTGCCCCCTGAATGTGTTTTTCTTGTTATAATTATTAAGATCACAGAAATGTTTGGGCACGTTTTATGCTGCTGTGTACCATTTCTACTGATTTCATCAAAGAGGCTCAGCTATTATTGTGCAACTCATTTCTTGACAAAGTACTTTATAACTCATTTTACAAGCTATTAAGATGAAGCCAACCTTTACAGGGTGCAGCATGTGTCTTGGTTCCTGGTGGATTTGGTGATCGTGGGGTCAAGGGGATGATATTGGCTGCAAAGTATGCTAGGGAGAATAACGTACCATATCTCGGAATCTGTTTAGGGATGCAGATTTCTGTAATTGAGTTTGCCAGATCTGTGAGTTGATTCATTAGACGTCAAATTGGAATATCTTGTGTTAACCATCTCTTTTACGTGGCATAATCTCTTTTCAATTTTGCAGGTTTTGCATTTGGAGAAAGCAAATAGTGAAGAGTTTGACCCCCAGACACCGGACCTTGTTGTAATTTTCATGCCTGAGGTAGTTTGCTCTTTGTAATATTTCAAAGAAATGAATACGTGTTTTGTCAcatttatatatttctctttttatgCTTTTCTGACATCATGGTTGATTTAAAAAATTGCAGGGGTCAAAAACACATATGGGAAGCACCATGAGGCTTGGATCTAGGAAAACATTGTTCCAAACTCCTGATTGTATCACGTCAAAGCTGTATGACTATATGCATCATTGTTCAGACACTTCTACTTTATCAAATGTCATTTATTCATCACAAGTTCATAACAGTGCCTTTGCCAAATACTTGATCGATTAGATTTCTATGGACTTTTAGGATTTGAAGTAAGTCTAGAATTGCCACTTTCCATGCATCATCTCTGtatctgttgcataagatatGATTTTATGGTAGGCTGGTTTGTGGGGTTGCTAATCAGAATAGTTCACGCGTATGCTCTTGTCAAAATACTAGCTTGCTCTCACTTACTTATCTAAGATTAGTTTAGATACAAGATTTAAGATGCTTTTTTTGCATCTCTATTGGCCTTTTCTTTGTTTTGCTCTCTAGTAATGGGTTGCATGTCCTTCGATGGCTTTCTAATATATCATTACCTGTCAAAGAAAAGGAAATGTTTCTTGTAAATTCTCATTGTGTTTTTCCTTATGCACGCTTAACATCTTTTCTCTTGACAGGTATAACAATTCTAAGTATGTGGATGAACGACATCGCCATAGATATGAGGTTAGCATAAGTTTACACTTGTTGCATTGATTATGATGTCATCCCCACGGaataaaatgatggtgtttattGCAGGTCAATCCCGAAGTTGTAGGCACTTTGGAAGAAGCTGGCCTGAGATTTGTGGGAAGGGATGAAAGTGGAAAACGAATGGAGGTTTGATTTTGGACTACAGGCTTTAAATTGTTATTGTCTTGGTGAAAACTATTGTTTACAATCATTTGGTTTAGACTTTGTTACAAGCTTTATTTCAAGTGACTATTGGTTCACGGTGTTTTAAGTTCATTGCTTTTCTTTTGTTGTTATTGCTTGTAGACTTTTCTCCCCTCTTCTCATCCTCTTATTCTTTATACAGATATTGGAGCTTCCTGGTCACCCATTTTATGTTGGTGTGCAATTTCATCCTGAATACAAGTCAAGGCCAGGGAGGCCTTCAGCTCCTTTTCTAGGTAGGAATTAGTTGGTTGAATTAGTTTTTAACATAAATTAACAATATAACCTGCAAAGATGCATATATATTATGCATATTGTGTTGCTTTTTAGTGTTTCTAGAATCATTTTCTGTGAATGGATTGTGTTAATGCAGCTAATTCAAAATAAAGTAGTTTATTTCAGATGGCAAAGTCATCATTGTAGCAGTTGCCCATAATGTTTTTGCAGTATTCTTTGCCCATAATATTTTTGCagtattcttttttttcattgttcGTGTTGATGGGATTACATCAGTATGATGTATGTGAAGATGTCAAACAGTGTGGGATAGACCTAAAATCAACATTGAAGGAAATTGTCGTGAAAGGCCTACAATTTCTTGTGATCAATGCAGACTTAAAAGATAGATCACAATGAAAGGAAAAGATTCATATACGTGATATCTACTTGTGGAGAGTAGGATTTAGTCTTGTTATAGTACAtctaatattattgttgttagttattacttttattatttgtatatatttaacttattttcacatttattttatttgggagGATGAAGACATGGGTTGAGCTTAAATGGAGAAGTGAGATTCATATGGTCGACCTCAACTTGTTTGAAATTGAGGCTCAATTGCTAGAGATCTGCTTGTTTGGAAGGCTAGGAGTGGTGGAATGGAAAACTTACATTGTTTTTAGCTGAGGATGTTAGCATAATCACTGATATCATATGATTCTTTTAATCTTAGATATTATATGCAGTCCTACAGAGTTTACAACTTGTTTATGTTGATGCTTTGATCATTACCATCAGTAGAAGAAATAACTTATAAATATCATTGTACTGTAGGTCTTATCATGGCAGCAACAGGACAGTTAGAAGCTTACGTCCACACTCAGCAGAATGGAAGCATATAAGCAAAATATCAGCACTAGCCAGTTGGTTAACTTTTTTGTCACAAGGTACATAAAGTCTCAGAACATATTCCTATGTAAATGAAACACATGTTTTTGGGATATTGATGGAAAAAAGGGgcaaataaaatttgaaactagTGGTCTAGTGGGTCCAAGCAATGGTTTCCTGATTGATTCCTGTCAAATGCTTATTTAGTTGAACATTTTGTTTGCTCGGTATTGTTTCTTCAAGAGGATGTATAAACTTGACTTCAACTATCTGGATTCTTAAGATATGGTGTATTTACATGTAAAGTTTGAGTAAATTAGTCAATCCATGTCAATTTGAAGATTTTTACTTGATGTGTCATAGTTGCAGCTAGAAACAGGCTTGTGCAAAAAAATTGCAATTGTAGTAATGTGACTGTATTAGCGGGTGGTACTCCAAAGTACAGGCTGGAAAAACATAGTTTTATGATGTTTATGGCACTGTAGCATATCACAAGGAAAAAAAAGTAggaataaaatcaaagaaaatctttaCCCCGCATAACACCTCTGTTCAATTTTTGAGtgctctttcctttttttttaagaGAAGGTAACATTTGTATATATTGACTAAACCAGTACGTAGGTTGTACTGAAAACCATatttaccaaaagaaaaaaaaaagaaaagaaaagggcagcccggtgcactaaagggtgccccaccacaagggtgtattgtacgcagccttaccttgcatttctgccagaggctgtttccaaggcttgaacccgtgacctcctggtcacatggtagcaactttaccagttactgcATCTTAACAAAAGCCTAGGATGTCAATAATTGACTCAGTATCCTCGTACATCTCTTTTCACCAGAAACAAAAAAGTCTGATACAGTTCAGTTTGATCTTCTGCAGATCACAGTTGTTCTCAAAAACTTTAGaatttctttctttccaaattgtCCACCATCTGCATGCTCCTGCCTCCTCCCAACTATCGAGTAAATGAGTGATTTTGTTAGGCATGATCCAAGCAATACTCCTGAGATTAACAAGAATCCTCCATGGTTGAGTTGTTATCCTGCACCGTAAAAACCTATGGCTGACTGTCTCAACTTCTTCCCCTCACATGTAGCATCTTGAACGAAGAGAAAATTCTCTCCTCTTGAGATTTTTCTTCAGTCAAGACTGCTTCTCTTGCCAGTAGCCAAGTGAAACACACCACTTTTAAGGGAATTTTAGTTTCGATGGCCATTGTATTGTCTGCCGAGTGCTGACTGCCTTGGTTCAAAAACTTATATGCCGAACTCACCCTAAAGATGCCTTTGTTGTCCTTGTTCCGCCATAATCTGTCTGCGTCGTCCTTTGTACCTTTAAAATCATCCAACACACTGAAGAATTCAATCACAGTATCAATTTCCCAATCATTGAAGTTTCTCCTAAACTGAATGTTCCATCCTTGATCAGTCCAGCTGTCAGCTTGATTTTTATGTTGCTGCACTGGCAAACCATACATCTCAGTAAATAGAACCTTACTCTTATGGACAGCCACAAACTTGCATCATAGGGTGTAAATACCTCCTTTGTCATCCACTTGTTCTCCTCGCCGTATTTTGCTTTGATAATTTTCCCCTGTAAGCTTGTGGTTCTTGAGAGTATCTCCAAAGCTATTTCAACCTGAGAGCCTATCTCTCTGCATCTTTGATGATCTTCCCAACCGCAATACTTTGTGCTTGGGGGGTCTAAAGTTGATTTCTTTTGTTGATAGTGTGTCTCGacatttttatatttgaattttcCTAGTTCCTTCTCAAAATTACCATTCCAACAGTTCAGACAACAGTACTTGTGTCGGGGGGAGTTTCTAAagcttataatttttttgatgagCATTTGTTTGTTCCTACATGTTAGAAAGTTTCTTGGTTTCCCTTCAGGCTGgaatagaaaaatatgaatgaTCTCTCTATTAATCTAATAAAAGATGAAACTTGTGTTGTATCAGCGGAGTTGACAACTGCTTCAATTTCCTTTCAGTAATTTAATCTACTACGTGATTTTGATTGCAGGAAATCTGATTTTGTGGTGCAATTTTCCAAGTTCTCTTAAGCTTGTCGTGAGGTAAATTTGGACGTGCTGCACATATTCTACCTGTTGACCCAAAGCCCCCTCGAGTATGAAGCTGCGTGGTGTGGCTGTCAATCACTTGGAAGTGATTTTGCTGATACCAATCTTCTTGTTACTCGTCAACTTTTGTTGACCTAATTTGAAGATATAGTTTGAGTGCATTAGTTCTCTACTGCATTCGAACGTCCCCTCATTATCCTGTCTTTTTTCTTCAACATTAAGAATTGTTTAGAAGGATGTCAGTGCTTTATACATTTGCTGCTCATTCAGACTCAATGGAAACCTGATTATGTTGTGAAATGGTGTCGTCTTCTTTTATCAATGATCCAATGAGTCACTGAAGTTGGTAAACTGATTGCATTGGTGCCAGAAGCTTAGTAAACATGAAAACATATGCGAGTGTAAAAGCCCTTATAGGATCGATCGTTTCCAACAGTGATTATGTCTGCAGCGTGGAATTCAGTTCGGTTGCATTTTTATCCCCAATAAAAGATTGCCAGGACATGGGTTTCTATTTGAACTTCTGTAAAGAAATACTCCCTCCGGATCACTTTCCTTGACGTTCTTAAGAAAATAGGTAGTCCAAAATAGTTGCCATCCTTAAAGGTCTAAGATATAATCGAGTACATTCTTCTTATTTTGTCCTTAGTTAAAATAATGAACATTGACTAATTAGGCATAGAAGGCTCAAGTGAAGAGCACATACGTAGACTCTAGTATTATGActgtttatataattttgttttttttaatctaCTTCGGAAGTGAATAAATACCAAGAGAAGTATTCTAAATGAATATCAGCTGGATACAGAACTGAAAATTTGGGTGGGTGGGAATTGGTTGGTGCTATAGTTGTAGGTTGCTCATACGAGTTCCAGCTCTGAGTTGCCAACATGATTGCCTCCCATGGACAAAACTTTACCCTTGTATGTAAACTGTCGTTAACATTTGTATTATCAGTGTCAGAGGTAACGCGGAATTGTTCTGGAAAGAAAACTTTGATACTTTTATTTCGCATTTTGGAGTGGAATACCTCATCTATCTACAAAAATGCCGCAAGGCTTGCTATACAGAAAGAATACTAGCGCAGGATTTGAATACAAGAAAGAGTGAATTCGTAGAATGTCATTAGTGAAAGGGGACTGCAGCTCTCTTCCATCAACTTGCACCTTTAATTAGCGAGCGTCTCATGGTATTGTAAATGTGATATTTGTCTTTGTAGCTTTATTTGCTCATAGAACTTAGCAATGAACTCCTCTGCCTTCGTATCAATAGCTTCATCGCCAGCACCAACAATGATCTCCTCGGACATCTCACAGCTTACATACTCTTCCTCTTGACAGCATTCACCCTCGGTATTCAAAAAGCTCTTCCTAGgagcatcatcattattattatcaggGTACATTTCATCGTCTTTCTCATAATTGTCAAAGTCAAAATCAAAATCGACTTGAGGTTTGATGCATGGAATGTTTGGCATCTTGAAACGCAAGGAAGCAGGGCGATGCATCTTAACATGAAAGATAGGAGTGTCATCAAAGGAAAACTCGCGCTCCCCATAATGCAGTGCCCCGTAGTGATCATTGGTATGACGGAGGCTTTTAATATATTTAGGAAGCAACCGGAGATCTACGAGGTGCTTGTTCTTGAAAATGCCACCTTTTCTCGCCCATAACAATGCTAAGCGGAGAACATTCCAAGTTCTACGAGCAACCACCGATCTTTTCCTCTGCATTTTCGACTTTTCTTGCATGTTTGCAGCTGTTTTTTAAGAGTAGAAGATAACTAGCAATGATATTTTTAGATATCAGtggtaaaagaaagagaaactgaGAAAGTATTGCACTTTTTGGTTGGAAAATCTCTTTCGCCTTTTGCTATGTGATGTTTATGAATAATAAAGAGCTTTTAAAGTGGTTGTGTGGAGAGAGGCAGAAAttattatgctatatatataacatagaaTGCACAGCTAAGAGGTATGTGAAATGAGAGCGAACTCAAAGTAACGCGGTTTGCATGGAAATAAGAAATTGTAAAGTAAAGAAATGAGAATGAATAATTTGTTAGGGGGACCCAAAGTGACCAAGTCCAACTCCTAAAGCCAAGGCTGGCATAGGTAAGTGTCAGTTGTTCTGTGGGCGGTGCAAACTGGTGGTGGGGCACACGCCTTGTACGCTGCGTAAAAACAAAAACCTTATTAGTTCTCTTTGTCCATCTCTACATATTTCTTCGTCCATCTCTATAttcaatatactaaaaataattataattttatatgtaatttatcCTTGTAATTAGATAGCATACATTTTCTATGTTTAAATAACTTACAATTAATaaagataatattataaaattattcttttatttattatttttaaatagcaTGCCATGTAAAGATGGACACATGGAGTAACACTATAatataatttaagtaaaaaaaatttatgatttaattaatactatatgtttttgtattttttgggtgAAATCTATATTCTCATACTCTCTCAATCTCAAATTGGGATgacaaattaattaagaaaaataactaataacataGCTAGTTTATCATAATGCCCATATTAAATGATGTTtgcattttaatttaaagaaaaaataattaatgcaaagggtaaaacatgaaaaaattttttgtctcttcttgattaatgaaaaaagacaagtaaaatgaaaaattaaattaggaaatttaggACGAATAATTTGGGACTGAGGAAGTATTAATTTACCTGATTTataatttgttaaatatttgatGTCCATGTACAAATCAGTGTACTGTAGACGAATCAACAGTATTCGGGGAGAGAGTTTGGCAGCATGGGATAGGTATTTTCCAAGGATTTTTGTTTCTGTTTTCTCATTTAGTAGTATTGGTATTAGAattagattaatttaaatttatattagaaCCTATTTAAGAAATGTGCTTTCTACTAAAAAATTTTCATATG is a genomic window containing:
- the LOC107840887 gene encoding CTP synthase isoform X1, giving the protein MKYVLVTGGVVSGLGKGVTASSVGVVLKACGLRVTSIKIDPYLNTDAGTMSPFEHGEVFVLDDGGEVDLDLGNYERFLDVTLTRDNNITTGKIYQSVLEKERKGDYLGKTVQVVPHITDAIKDWIESVSLIPVDGKEGPADVCVIELGGTVGDIESMPFIEALRQLYFSVGQDNFCLIHVSLIPVLGVVGEQKTKPTQHSVRELRALGLTPHFLACRSAQPLLESTKQKLSQFCHVPAANILNIHDVPNIWHIPLLLQNQNAHNAILKQMDLVRVAKPVDLREWTRRAETFDNLTKSVRIAMVGKYVGLTDSYLSVVKALLHACIACSFKPSIDWIAASDLEDDSAQSNPEAYATAWKTLKGAACVLVPGGFGDRGVKGMILAAKYARENNVPYLGICLGMQISVIEFARSVLHLEKANSEEFDPQTPDLVVIFMPEGSKTHMGSTMRLGSRKTLFQTPDCITSKLYNNSKYVDERHRHRYEVNPEVVGTLEEAGLRFVGRDESGKRMEILELPGHPFYVGVQFHPEYKSRPGRPSAPFLGLIMAATGQLEAYVHTQQNGSI
- the LOC107840887 gene encoding CTP synthase isoform X2; translated protein: MSPRTIGTHRNQLVLHISKLLPVHQGLLIFLRYTSQEEVDLDLGNYERFLDVTLTRDNNITTGKIYQSVLEKERKGDYLGKTVQVVPHITDAIKDWIESVSLIPVDGKEGPADVCVIELGGTVGDIESMPFIEALRQLYFSVGQDNFCLIHVSLIPVLGVVGEQKTKPTQHSVRELRALGLTPHFLACRSAQPLLESTKQKLSQFCHVPAANILNIHDVPNIWHIPLLLQNQNAHNAILKQMDLVRVAKPVDLREWTRRAETFDNLTKSVRIAMVGKYVGLTDSYLSVVKALLHACIACSFKPSIDWIAASDLEDDSAQSNPEAYATAWKTLKGAACVLVPGGFGDRGVKGMILAAKYARENNVPYLGICLGMQISVIEFARSVLHLEKANSEEFDPQTPDLVVIFMPEGSKTHMGSTMRLGSRKTLFQTPDCITSKLYNNSKYVDERHRHRYEVNPEVVGTLEEAGLRFVGRDESGKRMEILELPGHPFYVGVQFHPEYKSRPGRPSAPFLGLIMAATGQLEAYVHTQQNGSI
- the LOC107840902 gene encoding uncharacterized protein LOC107840902, with the translated sequence MQEKSKMQRKRSVVARRTWNVLRLALLWARKGGIFKNKHLVDLRLLPKYIKSLRHTNDHYGALHYGEREFSFDDTPIFHVKMHRPASLRFKMPNIPCIKPQVDFDFDFDNYEKDDEMYPDNNNDDAPRKSFLNTEGECCQEEEYVSCEMSEEIIVGAGDEAIDTKAEEFIAKFYEQIKLQRQISHLQYHETLAN